The proteins below come from a single Deltaproteobacteria bacterium genomic window:
- a CDS encoding sigma-54-dependent Fis family transcriptional regulator codes for MSTGSILVVDDNLDNRRLLRLSLGKVGYTVHVAESGAEALDLFRKTPIDLSVIDLQMPGMDGITLLKELRRLEPNAQVIVMTAYGSVERAVEAMKAGAMDFLTRPVRREVLLALVEKGIDVGHMVAENRRLRSEVVEKYDFSQLVGRSPQMQQVLALAAEAAQRDVIVLISGESGVGKEVLARAIHYNSTRRSGPFFALNCAAITETLMESELFGHERGSFTGAERRKSGLLEQAAHGTLLLDEIGDMPITAQAKLLRVIETREMLPVGGTRPVRVNARLIAATNAELRQRAQAKQFREDLFFRLNVFAIHIPPLRERRDDILPLGMHILGRLARETGKDLPGFSQDAVDYLMQAPWDGNVRELANAIERAVIVSRGNLITQADFPQDQLQRPHPPQSEGISIPSDGLKMDDVERSLLLQALERTGRNLSRAARLLGMGRGALRYRLDKYGITVRDTSE; via the coding sequence CCGCCTGCTCCGCCTCTCCCTCGGCAAGGTCGGCTACACCGTCCACGTGGCCGAGTCGGGCGCCGAAGCGCTTGACCTCTTCCGCAAGACCCCCATCGACCTCTCCGTCATCGATCTGCAGATGCCGGGCATGGACGGCATCACGCTTCTCAAAGAGCTGCGCCGGCTCGAACCCAACGCCCAGGTCATCGTGATGACGGCATACGGTTCGGTCGAGCGCGCGGTGGAAGCGATGAAAGCCGGCGCGATGGATTTCCTCACCCGTCCGGTTCGACGCGAAGTGCTGCTCGCGCTGGTTGAAAAGGGCATCGACGTTGGTCACATGGTCGCCGAGAATCGCCGCCTACGCAGCGAGGTGGTGGAGAAATACGACTTCTCCCAGCTTGTCGGCCGCTCGCCGCAAATGCAGCAGGTGCTGGCTCTCGCGGCCGAGGCGGCGCAGCGCGACGTCATCGTTCTCATCAGCGGCGAGAGCGGCGTCGGCAAAGAAGTGTTGGCGCGCGCGATTCACTACAACAGCACACGCCGCTCCGGCCCATTTTTCGCGCTCAACTGCGCGGCGATCACCGAAACCCTGATGGAGAGCGAGCTGTTCGGCCACGAGCGCGGCTCGTTCACCGGCGCCGAGCGCCGGAAATCCGGCCTCCTTGAGCAAGCAGCACACGGTACCCTCCTGCTCGATGAGATCGGCGACATGCCGATCACCGCGCAAGCCAAGTTGCTGCGCGTGATCGAGACGCGCGAGATGCTGCCGGTGGGCGGCACGCGCCCCGTCCGCGTCAACGCTCGCCTCATCGCAGCGACCAACGCCGAATTGCGCCAGCGCGCGCAAGCCAAGCAGTTCCGCGAGGACCTCTTCTTTCGCCTCAACGTCTTTGCCATTCACATCCCGCCGCTGCGCGAACGGCGCGACGACATTCTTCCGCTCGGCATGCACATCCTCGGCCGCCTGGCGCGCGAAACCGGCAAGGACCTCCCCGGCTTCTCGCAGGATGCCGTCGACTATCTGATGCAGGCACCGTGGGACGGGAACGTGCGCGAGCTCGCCAACGCGATCGAGCGCGCGGTCATCGTCAGCCGCGGCAACCTGATCACGCAGGCCGATTTTCCGCAGGACCAATTGCAGCGTCCGCACCCGCCGCAATCCGAGGGCATCTCGATTCCGTCCGACGGCCTCAAGATGGACGACGTGGAACGCAGCCTGTTGCTGCAAGCGCTCGAACGCACCGGGCGCAACCTCAGCCGCGCCGCGCGCCTGCTTGGCATGGGCCGCGGCGCGCTGCGCTACCGTCTCGACAAGTACGGCATCACCGTTCGCGATACATCAGAATGA